AAATCTTCAACAATCGCAAAACCATTAGCCTTAACGTGATCCTCGATCGCCCCAGCCAAATCGAGCATACAATTACCTGGCTTCACTTGCTCAATCCCCTTAAATAGGGCTTCTTCAGCCACACGCATTAACTTAGCAGCTTTCTCGCTAACATGGCCAACTGCTACGGTAATACAAGAATCCCCATGAAACCCATTTTTAAATGCGCCAGTATCAACCTTAACTAGATCGCCGAGCTTAATCACTTTTCTTGCATTGGGTATGCCATGCACAACTTCATTATTAATGCTAGTGCAAAGACTTGCAGGAAACCCACAATATCCCTTAAAACTAGGAACAGCACCCATTTCCCGAATTCGTTTCTCAGCATGGGCATCTAGATCCATGGTTGTCATCCCTGGGGCAATGATCTCCGAAATTTCTTTGAGTACCGTTGCCACAATGCGAGATGATTCACGCATATAGTCCAACTCACGTTGAGACTTAATTTCAATACCTTTGGTTTGTTTAGGAGTTGATTGCTTAGCAGGTTTTTTGCTTTCTGCGCTCGGTTTAGATCGCAGGGCACTGAGAATATTCATTAATTATTTGAGGATAGTATTTACAAGGGCTAATATATTTTTAGCCTATTAAGTAACAGGATTGGTTATTTTTAGGTCAAATAGCAGAATTTGAATAAGTAACTCGACATAATTAAAAAAACAAAACCAAAAACTGCACCGCCCGCAGCGCGGGCGGTGCAGTTTTTGAGGTTTTATATTTAATCAGATATAGTTACTTAGCAAAAAGCTCCTCATCAAACCTGATCTCCAACTACAGCACTTTTCGAGGTTCAACTATGACGCAATCTGGGATACCTCCCGTACCACCACCTTCCTCTGGTGGTGGTGTGCCACAGCCACGTACAAACCCCGCCGCAACCGCCCAGCAGCGTGTCGCACCTCCCACCAATCCTCAAGCACCTCCTAACCCTCAAGCGCAGGCTGCGCAGCAAGCCCGTGTGGGACTAACTCCCGCCCAACAGCAACAAGCAATGGCCGCA
This genomic stretch from Pseudanabaena galeata CCNP1313 harbors:
- the map gene encoding type I methionyl aminopeptidase, which gives rise to MNILSALRSKPSAESKKPAKQSTPKQTKGIEIKSQRELDYMRESSRIVATVLKEISEIIAPGMTTMDLDAHAEKRIREMGAVPSFKGYCGFPASLCTSINNEVVHGIPNARKVIKLGDLVKVDTGAFKNGFHGDSCITVAVGHVSEKAAKLMRVAEEALFKGIEQVKPGNCMLDLAGAIEDHVKANGFAIVEDFTGHGVGRNLHEEPSVFNFRTHQLPNVRFRPGMTLAIEPILNAGSKRVRILADKWTAVTVDNQLSAQFEHTVLVTETGYEIFTDRSKV